GTCGCGCATCGTGACCTCGGCCGTGGCCGTGGCGTAGCCCTCGGCCTCGACGGTCACGGTGTGCGTGCCGGCCGAGACGTCCTCGAGGTAGTAGAACCCATTGGCCAGCTCGTCGGGGTCGTCCGAGTACCGGTAGAAGAGCGACTCGTAGGTGTCGGTCGTGTACGTCTGCCCGTCGACCGTGACCGTCGCGCCGTTGATCGGCCGGCCGCTCTCGGCGTCGGTGACGATCCCCGTCGCGATCCGGTGCGTCGAGCGCGGGACGCCATGCCAGTCAAGGATGCCCCAGTAGAACGACTGGGCCTCGAGCCGCTTCCAGTCGGCGTTCATGTTGAGCGTGTTCTGCCGCGGGTTCGTGTGGAACCCGGACTCGCTCAGGACCGACGCCATCGCCGACGTCCGGTTGACGAAGAGGTACGGGAACTGGTTGTCGTGGTTGTCCGGGAAGCCCTGGTAGAACGTCCGGTCGGCGTAGTTGCCGATCGTCGGGAGGCGCATGGCCTCGACTTGGGCGTCGACGTACTCGTCGCCCATCCGAGCGCCGCCCTCCGGCGTCTTCTCGACGGTCTGCCCGTTCTGCCGCCAGCCACCGTAGAGCATGAGCACGTTGTTCGTGCCCGGCGCGCCGGCGTTGGAGTGGATCGAGTGGAAGAAGTCGGCCCCGAGCGCGTTGGCGCGGTCGGTCCGCTGGCTGAGGCTGACCGACTGGGTGTCGCTGGTCCGCGACGTGTAGACCGTGTCGATGTCGGTCCGGTCGAGGAGCATGTCGCGGAGCGCGAGGCTCACGCGGAGGACCTTCTCGGCCTCGGAGTAGCCGTAGATGCCCTGGTTCTCGGTCTGGCTGTGGCCGGGGTCGAGGAAGAGCTCCCAGCCGTCGAGGCCGGTGACCTGCTGGGCGTGGGTGGTGGGAAGGAAGAGGAGGGCGAGGAGCCCGAGAGTCAAAGCGCGGGTCATCGGGGCTACTCGGCGATCGGGAGGAGGAAGAGGGCGTCGCCGTCGTCGAAGGCGATGCGGGCGCCGTCGGGCGACCACGAGGGGTTCATCTCGAGGCGGTCGGGCGTAGCCGTGAGCGGCACGCGCGCCGAGCCGTCGGCGTGGACGGCGACGATCTCGGAGGCCGTGAAGGCGTGGCCGTCGTCCTCGGACACCATGACGGCGAGCCAGCGCCCGTCGGGCGACCACGACGGCCGCGACCCGGCGCCGAGGTCGATGAGGTTGCTCCCGTCGGCGTCCATGACGTAGAGGCCGCCGCCGTAGGCCTCGAAGGCCACGCGCGAGCCGTCGGGCGACGGCGTGACGTTGAGGAGTTGGGCGTCGCCGAGCGGCGCGAGCGTCCGGACCTCGCCCGAGGCGGGCGTGGCGAGGGCGAGCCCGCCGTCGAGGAGCCCGAGCACGACGGGCCCCGAGGGCGCGGGCACGCGCGCCTCGGCGTCGGCCGCGAGCACGTCGAGGCCGCCCTCCCCGAGCGCGACCACGTGGGCGGCGCCCGCCCAGCGCGGGAGCCCCGGCGGCGTCGTCCGCCAGTCGGTGAGCGTCTCGACGGAGCCGTCGAGGCCGACGAGCTCGATCGCGTCGAGCCGCCGGG
This sequence is a window from Rubrivirga marina. Protein-coding genes within it:
- a CDS encoding PD40 domain-containing protein; amino-acid sequence: MRSSLVALLVCLAVPVGAQSLRASGPPVRLVADGAPALHPSWSPDGQTLAFTRARYAGLWVVGADGQGTRQLTDAPAAGFGFAWSPDGAAIAVRAAQVDGPRRLDAIELVGLDGSVETLTDWRTTPPGLPRWAGAAHVVALGEGGLDVLAADAEARVPAPSGPVVLGLLDGGLALATPASGEVRTLAPLGDAQLLNVTPSPDGSRVAFEAYGGGLYVMDADGSNLIDLGAGSRPSWSPDGRWLAVMVSEDDGHAFTASEIVAVHADGSARVPLTATPDRLEMNPSWSPDGARIAFDDGDALFLLPIAE